A single Anatilimnocola floriformis DNA region contains:
- a CDS encoding hemerythrin domain-containing protein — MFEFLQANPAVSMLKDDHDRVKKLFAQFETAKTRPAKRKIVREVLTELKVHAAIEEEIFYPAVRKPIGKEIMNEADEEHHVAKLLIAELDAMDGSESHFDAKFTVLAENIRHHIKEEENEMLPKAKGVKVDFAALAEKMMHRKEQLLQNGVPAVGEERMVRASRGQGDSPAQAAKRKAPKKVAKRKQHA; from the coding sequence ATGTTTGAGTTCCTCCAAGCCAATCCCGCCGTATCGATGCTCAAAGACGATCACGACCGCGTGAAGAAACTCTTCGCTCAATTCGAAACCGCGAAGACTCGCCCGGCCAAGCGTAAGATCGTGCGCGAGGTACTTACCGAACTCAAAGTTCACGCTGCCATCGAAGAAGAAATCTTCTACCCTGCCGTGCGCAAGCCGATCGGCAAAGAGATCATGAACGAAGCCGACGAGGAGCATCACGTGGCGAAATTGCTGATCGCCGAACTCGACGCGATGGACGGCTCCGAAAGCCACTTCGACGCCAAGTTTACGGTGCTCGCCGAAAACATCCGCCATCACATCAAGGAAGAAGAAAACGAAATGCTGCCGAAGGCCAAAGGCGTGAAGGTCGACTTCGCCGCACTGGCCGAAAAAATGATGCACCGCAAAGAGCAACTACTGCAAAACGGCGTTCCCGCTGTCGGTGAAGAACGCATGGTCCGCGCCAGCCGTGGCCAGGGAGACTCGCCCGCTCAAGCGGCGAAACGAAAAGCCCCGAAGAAGGTGGCCAAGCGAAAACAGCACGCATAG
- the rplM gene encoding 50S ribosomal protein L13 — MAGTHYGTKTYIAKPGEIAEKWWLVDAADKTVGRLASDIAMVLMGKHRPTYTPHVLTGDAIVVINCEKVHFSGRKWEQKTYAWFTGYTRQRTVTAAKRQAANPDRILRDAVRRMLPKNKLATKMLARLKIYSGTVHPHQAQQPEPREMGVK; from the coding sequence GTGGCTGGCACGCATTACGGCACTAAGACCTACATCGCCAAACCGGGCGAAATCGCTGAAAAATGGTGGCTCGTCGACGCTGCCGACAAGACCGTGGGTCGCCTCGCGAGTGACATCGCCATGGTCCTCATGGGCAAGCACCGCCCGACTTACACCCCGCACGTGTTGACCGGCGACGCGATCGTGGTCATCAACTGCGAAAAGGTCCATTTCAGCGGCCGCAAGTGGGAACAAAAGACCTACGCTTGGTTCACGGGTTACACCCGCCAACGCACTGTCACGGCCGCCAAGCGTCAAGCTGCGAATCCGGACCGCATTTTGCGTGATGCCGTTCGCCGCATGCTGCCGAAGAACAAGCTCGCCACCAAGATGCTGGCCCGGCTCAAAATCTACAGCGGCACGGTTCATCCGCACCAGGCTCAGCAGCCTGAACCGCGGGAAATGGGCGTCAAGTAG
- the rpsI gene encoding 30S ribosomal protein S9: MVAAKKDKLTGDALGTGRRKTAVARVRLRAGSGVVTINDRPLEDYFSVETDRMNVVEALEATGHRGDIDVIVRVAGGGPTGQSGAIRMGISRALLAIDTESFPTLRGGGFLTRDSRMKERKHYGLRGARRGTQFSKR; the protein is encoded by the coding sequence ATGGTTGCAGCGAAGAAAGACAAACTGACGGGTGACGCCCTCGGCACTGGCCGCCGCAAGACGGCTGTGGCTCGCGTTCGCCTGCGTGCCGGCAGCGGCGTGGTGACGATCAACGATCGTCCCCTCGAAGATTATTTTTCCGTCGAAACCGACCGCATGAACGTGGTCGAAGCTCTCGAAGCAACCGGCCATCGTGGCGACATCGACGTGATCGTTCGCGTTGCTGGCGGCGGCCCCACTGGCCAATCGGGCGCCATCCGCATGGGCATTTCCCGCGCGTTGCTCGCCATCGACACCGAATCGTTCCCCACGCTCCGTGGCGGCGGTTTCCTCACTCGCGACTCGCGCATGAAGGAACGCAAGCACTACGGTCTGCGTGGTGCCCGCCGTGGCACGCAGTTCTCGAAGCGTTAA